A segment of the Halovivax limisalsi genome:
CCACTCTTCGAGAAACGATTTTGCGGCCGGCACCCCGTCCAGATAGTCGGCGAGCAGCGAGTTGTCGAAACAGAGCATCCCCTACGTCTCCTTTCGACTGGTACCGTCTCGAAGTTCGTCCTCGAACTGCGTCCGGACGGCCTCCATCTCCTCGGCGGCCCTGGTTTCCGACAGCGCGCCGAAGCCACGCCACTTGTCGCTGGTCGTGAGGCGGGTGACGAGGTCGTCGAAGGACTCGTCAGAGCGCTTGAGATCGCGCAGTCGCTCCCAATTCTCCTCCGAGATACGAATTGTCTTGCTCGTCATGCACGTTTGTATACGCCTTGTATACAAGATTCTTCGGGTGCGTCCGATCGCAAGCGGATTCGTGACGGCGACGAGGAGTAGCGGACGGTCCGCGGAAACGATTAATTCGACAGGGCGGCCCGTTCAGACGCCCGGTCCGACTGTACCGTACGCCACGGGCGTCCGTGCGCACTCACTCGGCGTCAGTCTCGCCGTCGGCGACGACGTTCTCGAACGCCTGCAGAATCACGCGCTTGGTGACGGCGCCGCGGGTCGTCCAGTGAGTCGCGTAGTCGAGCATGTCGTCGTAGATGTCGGGTTTGCAGCCGGCGGCCTTCGGGTGGCCGCCGCCGCCCACGCGGCCGGCGACCTCGTGACAGCGCTCGAACGTCTCGGTGCCGCGGATCGAGGCGCTGCCGGCGGGTTTGACGATCACCGCGGCGTCGGCGCCCCGCTCGCGCAGCCCCTCCGCGACCTCGTTCTGCGAGCACCGGCCGTACGTGACGCCGACGGTGTAGGGGCCGACGTCGTGGAACTCCGCGCGGTCGATTGCGAACTCGATCAGGCGCTCCTTCTCGACGCGCTGCTCCGCGAGAAAGTCCTGGACCCACGCGGGAAGGTCCGCACCGTACTCGCGGACGACCTCGACGTACTCGCCGGGATCGGCCCAGTACGCGTAGTCCGCGAGGTCGTCGCTCCGCGGATCCTCGCGGATCCAGAGGTCGTGATCCCGCGTCGCCGCCACGAGGTCGACGTGACGGTCGACGAAGGCGTACTCGAGCGAGC
Coding sequences within it:
- a CDS encoding antitoxin VapB family protein, translating into MTSKTIRISEENWERLRDLKRSDESFDDLVTRLTTSDKWRGFGALSETRAAEEMEAVRTQFEDELRDGTSRKET